The following nucleotide sequence is from Thermogemmatispora onikobensis.
AGAAGCGGGGAGGCGACAACTGCCAGCAGGGCACAGGCAGTCAGGCCTCCCCCTGTCATTGACAGCCAGGATCGCTACCCGCTATAATCTACAAGACATCCTTTAGTGGAGGAGAACGAGGGGTTTATGAAACGCACCTGGCAACCGAAGCGTATCCCCCGCAAGAGGGAACACGGCTTTTTGAAACGCATGGCGACGCGCGCCGGTCGGCGAGTGCTCAAGGCCCGCCGCCTGAAGGGTCGCTGGCGCTTGACAGTCTAGCGCCCCCCGCAGGCGGGCCTCACCCGGCCCGACGGCGTCGACTCGCCGCCTGCGGTAGCTCCTTTTCTGGGGTGTCTCTCAAGGCGCTCTCTCTCACCTGTTGGTGAAGATGATAGATCACAAGCTAGCAAGACGGTGGCATTAAGAAGCGAGCTGCGCCTGCGCAAAAGCCGCGATTTTCAGCGGATCAGGCAGCAGGGAAGGAGTGTTGCCTCCAGGTTGTTGGTCCTCGCCTGGGCACCGACGGAGAGCGATCAAGTTCGTGTCGGCTTTGTGGTCAGCCGACGCATCTTCAAGCTGGCCACGCAGCGCAATCGCCTGAAGCGCTTGCTCAGTGAGGCCATTCGACCTTGCCTGTCCCGGCTGCGTGGCGTGGACCTTGTCTTGATTCCCAGGCGCGAAGCGCTTGAGGCTGATCTTCAGACGTTGAAGGCCGAGCTGCAGGTTTTGTTACGCCGAGCGCGATTGCTGCTGGCCAACAAGGCGTCTGGGCGGCAGCGCCCGGCAAGGGAGTGTCCATAAAGGTCGATTAGCCGTGAAGTACGTTGCTCTGTTTTTGATTCGTGTCTACCAGCGCACCTTTTCCGTCATACTGCCCCCCTCGTGCCGCTTCGTTCCTTCGTGCTCACAGTACGGGTACGAGGCAATCCAGCGCTTCGGGCTGATTCGTGGGGGCTGGCTGACGGTGAAACGCCTGGCACGCTGTCACCCGTTCTATCATGGAGATCTCTATGACCCAGTTCCTGAGCGCCTGGGCCAGTAGGCAAGATCGAGGAAGGCAGGAGAAATCCCGTGGGGATCAGTGATTTTATCAACGTCGTCTTTACGCAGCCCATCTTCAACGTTTTGATGCTGCTGTACCACCTCTTTGGCGATTTCGGCCTGTCGATCATCGTCCTAACGCTCATCATCCGCCTGATTCTTTTCCCGCTGACGCTGCAGCAGCTGAAATCAGCCAAGGCGATGCAGGAGCTGCAGCCAGAGATCACCCGCATCCGCGAGCGTTTCCGCGACGATCCACGCGCCCAGCTCGAGGCCACGCAGGAGCTATACAAACGCTACAACATCAATCCCTACTCGGGCTGCCTGCCATTGCTCCTGCAGCTGCCGGTGCTCTACGGACTTTACTTTGCCTTCCGAGCGGTCATCGACGATGCTTCATTGAAGGGAAATCAGGGGTTGGAGCGGCTCAATGGCTTTATCTATCCCTTCTTACCAAAGTTCAGCCATTTCCCCAACGTCAACCTCGACTGGTTCACCTTCATTAACCCAGCCTGGCACCTGTCGCTGGCCCTGCCTGACCCGACCCATATTCTGCCCATCCTGGCCGCCCTGGCAACCTTTGTCCAGCTCTACCTGACTCAGTCCCGCAACAACAATCGCTCTCTGGCTGCAACGACTTCCTCCGGCACCTCTACCCCTGATGCTCTGGCCGCTCAGCAGCAGACGATGAAGATCATGACCTGGCTGATGCCTCTGATCACCCTCTTCTTCGCCTGGAGCTTCCCCGCTGGCCTGGCCCTCTACTGGGCCGTCGGCTCCATCATTATGGCAGTCCAGTACTACCTGGTCACAGGCCCAGCCAGCCCTTTCTCCCCTTCCCGCAAAGAGGAGGAGAAACAAAATGAGCAACTGATGCAGACCCGCGTTCTCAAAGAGACAATCGAGTCAGAGGAGGCGCAAGCGGCATTCCCGGATGAGCGCCCCTGGCGCAATGGTACGAGCGCTTCGCGCCGCCATCTGCGCAGCACTTCAGCCCGTCGACGCGGCGTTGTACGAAGGAGAAATCCCACTCCCAGCTAGGAGGAGCGAGCGTCGGTCAGAGTGCCTTGAGCTGGGCCGGGCTGGATCGCGGCGGATGGGCTGATGAATCAGGTTCGCCGACCTACCCTAGCGATGAGAGTAGCAGAGT
It contains:
- the rpmH gene encoding 50S ribosomal protein L34, producing the protein MKRTWQPKRIPRKREHGFLKRMATRAGRRVLKARRLKGRWRLTV
- the yidD gene encoding membrane protein insertion efficiency factor YidD, giving the protein MKYVALFLIRVYQRTFSVILPPSCRFVPSCSQYGYEAIQRFGLIRGGWLTVKRLARCHPFYHGDLYDPVPERLGQ
- a CDS encoding YidC/Oxa1 family membrane protein insertase, coding for MGISDFINVVFTQPIFNVLMLLYHLFGDFGLSIIVLTLIIRLILFPLTLQQLKSAKAMQELQPEITRIRERFRDDPRAQLEATQELYKRYNINPYSGCLPLLLQLPVLYGLYFAFRAVIDDASLKGNQGLERLNGFIYPFLPKFSHFPNVNLDWFTFINPAWHLSLALPDPTHILPILAALATFVQLYLTQSRNNNRSLAATTSSGTSTPDALAAQQQTMKIMTWLMPLITLFFAWSFPAGLALYWAVGSIIMAVQYYLVTGPASPFSPSRKEEEKQNEQLMQTRVLKETIESEEAQAAFPDERPWRNGTSASRRHLRSTSARRRGVVRRRNPTPS
- the rnpA gene encoding ribonuclease P protein component, with amino-acid sequence MALRSELRLRKSRDFQRIRQQGRSVASRLLVLAWAPTESDQVRVGFVVSRRIFKLATQRNRLKRLLSEAIRPCLSRLRGVDLVLIPRREALEADLQTLKAELQVLLRRARLLLANKASGRQRPARECP